From the Cryptomeria japonica chromosome 2, Sugi_1.0, whole genome shotgun sequence genome, one window contains:
- the LOC131062977 gene encoding transcription factor TT2-like: protein MVRKPCSSDLRPGLNKGAWTPHEDLLLKNYVQTHGEGNWSNLPHKTGLLRCGRSCRLRWMNYLRPDVNHDNISADEEELIIRLHKLLGNRWSLIAARIAGRTDNQIKNVWYSRLSKKVAKTATQRCNVVKPVPYKYKTYPRNEDNIVTANPEVMCEQIMDEDGNHLPFEATKKSGNGEEVMKQIGDSADIELIINHPVWLSPPPKAPSLIEMQNTFGNSDNIGDIISQSFCWASSSLSPLHFNGVPTSSEHLQGTEDAQMRFNGTGKQIVKSYD, encoded by the exons ATGGTAAGGAAACCATGCAGCTCTGATTTAAGGCCAGGCTTGAATAAAGGAGCTTGGACTCCTCATGAAGATCTGCTCCTCAAAAACTATGTGCAAACTCATGGAGAAGGGAATTGGAGCAATTTGCCTCACAAAACAG GTCTTCTGAGATGTGGAAGGAGTTGCAGGCTACGTTGGATGAACTATCTTCGACCAGATGTGAATCATGATAACATTTCTGCAGATGAAGAGGAACTCATTATCAGACTTCACAAGCTTCTTGGTAACAG GTGGTCGTTGATAGCAGCTCGCATAGCTGGCAGAACAGATAACCAGATAAAAAATGTATGGTATTCACGTTTAAGCAAGAAGGTTGCCAAAACAGCAACCCAGCGTTGTAATGTAGTAAAACCAGTGccatacaaatataaaacatatccCCGGAATGAAGATAATATTGTGACTGCTAATCCTGAAGTAATGTGTGAGCAAATCATGGATGAAGATGGCAATCACCTTCCATttgaggcaacaaagaagagtggAAATGGTGAAGAAGTGATGAAGCAAATTGGTGATAGTGCTGATATTGAATTAATCATAAACCATCCAGTCTGGCTTTCCCCACCACCAAAAGCTCCATCTCTCATAGAAATGCAAAACACCTTTGGCAATTCAGACAATATTGGAGACATCATAAGCCAAAGCTTTTGTTGGGCATCTTCATCTCTGTCTCCACTGCATTTTAATGGTGTTCCTACTTCTTCAGAGCATTTGCAGGGTACTGAGGATGCCCAAATGAGGTTTAATGGCACTGGCAAACAAATTGTCAAAAGTTATGATTGA